In Leptidea sinapis chromosome 2, ilLepSina1.1, whole genome shotgun sequence, the sequence AATTTGGTAGTAAAAATACTTAGGATTCTAACTAACTACAAGTTAGCTATTTAACTACCATAAGATGCAGAGTGTTTCGGAGAatatatagtatactagctgacccgacagacgttgttcagtacataataaataaaatactgttttttttttatgaatttctcaataatttttcataacatcgagaattatttcgtaacatatggtccttattgttataatgaaattgtttctaataaattctctcacagaaaatatgtccataaaaaacaaatattgaaaatcatATAATCaataatcgaaataaaaactatcctatctcccaagttggactaaactgcactccatgaagtaatccccatttaaatccgctcataagtttaggagtccatcgcggacaaataacgtgtcacataatttatatatatattaagatgatataatgttggtgataacttatccggaacctatgtttttgacttagaaatacatACTTATATATCCATAATACAAATTATCATCTAGTTTATAAATTATACCAGAATCTGATACATCGTCTGAAAACACAAACGGGAGTTTTAGTGtagtattgaaatattaaaaactttctCCTTCGTGAAGTCTCATAAACTTTTAATGTCCTTAAAAAGTTCAAATAATGTAACGAATTATATCTAACCTTTTacgtttgtaaaataataagatcTTTCTAATGTTTTCAAATCCGAAACTCGTTGAGACATACATAGAAACAGGTCAATATTTACAAACTAACTAGGAGGcttttataaacacaagagaAATAtagaagttattattataacatatgtTTCTGTAAATGTTTAATAAGATATTGTTTTTGATTAAATTTCTGCGCACAAATGTCGCATGTataaggtttatcaccggtatgtattctattatgtGTGTTCAAAGTACTAAACtgattgaaactcttaccacagaCGTTACAcgggtaaggtttatcaccggtatgtattttactatgtttcttCAAAGTGTTAAACacattgaaactcttaccacatacattacatttatatggtttatcaccggtatgacGTACTTTACTATGTCTCATCAAAGTACTAGATTCAAtgaaacttttaccacacacattgcatgtatatggtttatcaccggtatgtattctactatgtctctTCAGATTACTAGATTCaatgaaactcttaccacacacattgcatgtatatggtttatcaccggtatgtatcctactatgtctcttcaaagAACTAGATTCAATGAAACTCTTATCACATACATTGCATGGGTAAGGTTTATTACtagtatgtattctactatgtacCCTCAATTTACTAGATTCAGcaaaactcttaccacacagATTGCACATGTAAGGTTTAtcatgtattctactatgtgtcTTCAAATTAGTAGATTGATTGAAACTTCTACCACACACATTGCAcaggtaaggtttatcaccggtatgtattctactatgtatCTTCAAATGACATGTATTAATGAAACTCTTATCACATACATGGCAtgggtaaggtttatcaccagtatgtattctactatgtccCTTCAATTTACTACATTCACCAAAACTCTTGCCACTCAGACTCCATATGTAAGGTTTAtcatgtattctactatgtgtcTTCAAATTAGTAGATTggttgaaactcttaccacacacattgcaccagtaaggtttatcaccagtatgtattctactatgtgtcTTCAAATTGATAGATTGATtaaaactcttaccacacacattgcatgtatatggtttatcaccggtatgtattctactatgtgtcTTCAAAGTACTAGATACATtaaaactcttaccacacacattgcagGGGTAAGGCTTATCACCGCTATGTATTTTACTGTGTGTCTTCAAATTAAAAGACtgattgaaactcttaccacacacattgcaaGGGTAAGGTTTAttaccggtatgtattctacaaTGTCTCATCAAAGTACTAGATTTAAtgaaacttttaccacacaCATTACATGTATATGGTTTATCACCGATATGTATTTTACTGTGTGTCTTCAAATTAATAGACtgattgaaactcttaccacacacattgcaaGGGTAAGGTTTAttaccggtatgtattctactatgtcttATCAAAGTACTAGATTCAAtgaaacttttaccacacacattgcatgtatatggtttatcaccggtatgtattctactatgtctctTCAAGTTACCAGATTCaatgaaactcttaccacacacattaCATGTATATGGTTTATCACCGgaatgtattctactatgtctcttcaaatTACTAGATACaatgaaactcttaccacagaCATTACATGTATATGGTTTATCACCgatatgtattctactatgtgtcTTCAAATTAGAAGGTttattgaaactcttaccacacacattgcatGCATAAGATTTACCACTTGTATGTATTActttattgttgtttttgttgtGTTGACCTGTAAGTTGTTTTAAATAACTGCATTGATTGGACGTTGTTGCACTAACATTACTGGATTCAGACATTTCACATGTATTATGTTCCTTTGAAGCATCAGTTTC encodes:
- the LOC126971546 gene encoding zinc finger protein 271-like → MYTELTNPCNKNGTMLKQSVDLKENKKIIPVKMSNSDNVNGPTHNQTIASKRTNKIHSESNTSIIGETTKHNTIYRYKKFQSVNISRTTPNETDASKEHNTCEMSESSNVSATTSNQCSYLKQLTGQHNKNNNKVIHTSGKSYACNVCGKSFNKPSNLKTHSRIHIGDKPYTCNVCGKSFIVSSNLKRHSRIHSGDKPYTCNVCGKSFIESGNLKRHSRIHTGDKPYTCNVCGKSFIESSTLIRHSRIHTGNKPYPCNVCGKSFNQSINLKTHSKIHIGDKPYTCNVCGKSFIKSSTLMRHCRIHTGNKPYPCNVCGKSFNQSFNLKTHSKIHSGDKPYPCNVCGKSFNVSSTLKTHSRIHTGDKPYTCNVCGKSFNQSINLKTHSRIHTGDKPYWCNVCGKSFNQSTNLKTHSRIHDKPYIWSLSGKSFGECSKLKGHSRIHTGDKPYPCHVCDKSFINTCHLKIHSRIHTGDKPYLCNVCGRSFNQSTNLKTHSRIHDKPYMCNLCGKSFAESSKLRVHSRIHTSNKPYPCNVCDKSFIESSSLKRHSRIHTGDKPYTCNVCGKSFIESSNLKRHSRIHTGDKPYTCNVCGKSFIESSTLMRHSKVRHTGDKPYKCNVCGKSFNVFNTLKKHSKIHTGDKPYPCNVCGKSFNQFSTLNTHNRIHTGDKPYTCDICAQKFNQKQYLIKHLQKHML